One window of Mauremys reevesii isolate NIE-2019 linkage group 4, ASM1616193v1, whole genome shotgun sequence genomic DNA carries:
- the LOC120404157 gene encoding JNK1/MAPK8-associated membrane protein isoform X1 — MTVDIQPACLGLYCGRTVQYINASTEIYGDCGVCPRGQRTDGDKICRECTGSPGHYDWLYLGFMAMLPLILHWFFIEWYSGKKSSSALFQHLTALFECSVAAIVTLLVSDPVGFLYIRSCKVVMLSDWYTMLYNPSPDYITTVHCTHEAVYPLYTIVFIYYAFCLVLMMLLRPLLVKKIACGLGKSDRFKSIYAALYFFPILTVLQAVGGGLLYYAFPYIILVLSLVTLAVYMSASEVETFKDLLVRKKRLVVLSSHWLLHAYGIISISKLERLGQDLPLLALVPAPALFYLLTAKYTEPSRILSEGANGH, encoded by the exons CTGTAGATATCCAGCCAGCCTGCCTTGGATTGTATTGTGGGAGAACAGTACAATATATAAATGCGTCAACTGAAATCTATGGCGACTGTGGG GTTTGTCCGAGAGGACAGCGAACAGATGGTGATAAAATCTGTCGGGAGTGTACAGGATCTCCAGGGCATTATGACTGGCTATACCTTGGCTTTATGGCCATGCTTCCGTTGATTTTGCACTGGTTCTTCATTGAATGGTATTCAGGGAAAAAGAG TTCCAGTGCATTGTTTCAGCATCTTACTGCCTTATTCGAATGCAGTGTTGCAGCAATAGTTACACTGCTTGTGAGTGATCCAGTAGGTTTTCTGTATATCCGTTCTTGCAAGGTAGTGATGCTTTCTGACTGGTATACGATGCTTTACAACCCAAGTCCTGATTACATTACAACTGTACACTGTACTCATGAAGCTGTCTATCCTCT ATACACCATTGTATTTATATACTATGCCTTCTGTCTGGTGTTGATGATGCTGCTCCGACCTCTCCTGGTTAAGAAGATTGCCTGTGGGTTAGGAAAGTCAGATCGATTTAAAAGTATTTATGCAGCACTTTACTTCTTCCCTATTCTAACTGTACTTCAAGCAGTTGGAGGAGGCCTGCTCT ATTATGCATTCCCATATATTATACTGGTGTTATCTTTGGTTACCCTGGCTGTGTACATGTCTGCTTCTGAAGTAGAG ACTTTCAAAGATCTTCTTGTCAGGAAGAAAAGGCTTGTCGTTCTTTCTAGCCACTGGTTACTGCACGCCTATGGAATCATCTCTATTTCCAAACTGGAGAGACTTGGCCAGGATCTACCACTGTTGGCTTTGGTACCTGCACCTGCCCTCTTTTACTTACTTACTGCAAAGTACACTGAACCTTCGCGCATCCTTTCGGAAGGAGCAAATGGACATTAA
- the LOC120404157 gene encoding JNK1/MAPK8-associated membrane protein isoform X2, whose product MNIQPACLGLYCGRTVQYINASTEIYGDCGVCPRGQRTDGDKICRECTGSPGHYDWLYLGFMAMLPLILHWFFIEWYSGKKSSSALFQHLTALFECSVAAIVTLLVSDPVGFLYIRSCKVVMLSDWYTMLYNPSPDYITTVHCTHEAVYPLYTIVFIYYAFCLVLMMLLRPLLVKKIACGLGKSDRFKSIYAALYFFPILTVLQAVGGGLLYYAFPYIILVLSLVTLAVYMSASEVETFKDLLVRKKRLVVLSSHWLLHAYGIISISKLERLGQDLPLLALVPAPALFYLLTAKYTEPSRILSEGANGH is encoded by the exons ATATCCAGCCAGCCTGCCTTGGATTGTATTGTGGGAGAACAGTACAATATATAAATGCGTCAACTGAAATCTATGGCGACTGTGGG GTTTGTCCGAGAGGACAGCGAACAGATGGTGATAAAATCTGTCGGGAGTGTACAGGATCTCCAGGGCATTATGACTGGCTATACCTTGGCTTTATGGCCATGCTTCCGTTGATTTTGCACTGGTTCTTCATTGAATGGTATTCAGGGAAAAAGAG TTCCAGTGCATTGTTTCAGCATCTTACTGCCTTATTCGAATGCAGTGTTGCAGCAATAGTTACACTGCTTGTGAGTGATCCAGTAGGTTTTCTGTATATCCGTTCTTGCAAGGTAGTGATGCTTTCTGACTGGTATACGATGCTTTACAACCCAAGTCCTGATTACATTACAACTGTACACTGTACTCATGAAGCTGTCTATCCTCT ATACACCATTGTATTTATATACTATGCCTTCTGTCTGGTGTTGATGATGCTGCTCCGACCTCTCCTGGTTAAGAAGATTGCCTGTGGGTTAGGAAAGTCAGATCGATTTAAAAGTATTTATGCAGCACTTTACTTCTTCCCTATTCTAACTGTACTTCAAGCAGTTGGAGGAGGCCTGCTCT ATTATGCATTCCCATATATTATACTGGTGTTATCTTTGGTTACCCTGGCTGTGTACATGTCTGCTTCTGAAGTAGAG ACTTTCAAAGATCTTCTTGTCAGGAAGAAAAGGCTTGTCGTTCTTTCTAGCCACTGGTTACTGCACGCCTATGGAATCATCTCTATTTCCAAACTGGAGAGACTTGGCCAGGATCTACCACTGTTGGCTTTGGTACCTGCACCTGCCCTCTTTTACTTACTTACTGCAAAGTACACTGAACCTTCGCGCATCCTTTCGGAAGGAGCAAATGGACATTAA
- the LOC120404157 gene encoding JNK1/MAPK8-associated membrane protein isoform X4 — protein sequence MRQLKSMATVGSSALFQHLTALFECSVAAIVTLLVSDPVGFLYIRSCKVVMLSDWYTMLYNPSPDYITTVHCTHEAVYPLYTIVFIYYAFCLVLMMLLRPLLVKKIACGLGKSDRFKSIYAALYFFPILTVLQAVGGGLLYYAFPYIILVLSLVTLAVYMSASEVETFKDLLVRKKRLVVLSSHWLLHAYGIISISKLERLGQDLPLLALVPAPALFYLLTAKYTEPSRILSEGANGH from the exons ATGCGTCAACTGAAATCTATGGCGACTGTGGG TTCCAGTGCATTGTTTCAGCATCTTACTGCCTTATTCGAATGCAGTGTTGCAGCAATAGTTACACTGCTTGTGAGTGATCCAGTAGGTTTTCTGTATATCCGTTCTTGCAAGGTAGTGATGCTTTCTGACTGGTATACGATGCTTTACAACCCAAGTCCTGATTACATTACAACTGTACACTGTACTCATGAAGCTGTCTATCCTCT ATACACCATTGTATTTATATACTATGCCTTCTGTCTGGTGTTGATGATGCTGCTCCGACCTCTCCTGGTTAAGAAGATTGCCTGTGGGTTAGGAAAGTCAGATCGATTTAAAAGTATTTATGCAGCACTTTACTTCTTCCCTATTCTAACTGTACTTCAAGCAGTTGGAGGAGGCCTGCTCT ATTATGCATTCCCATATATTATACTGGTGTTATCTTTGGTTACCCTGGCTGTGTACATGTCTGCTTCTGAAGTAGAG ACTTTCAAAGATCTTCTTGTCAGGAAGAAAAGGCTTGTCGTTCTTTCTAGCCACTGGTTACTGCACGCCTATGGAATCATCTCTATTTCCAAACTGGAGAGACTTGGCCAGGATCTACCACTGTTGGCTTTGGTACCTGCACCTGCCCTCTTTTACTTACTTACTGCAAAGTACACTGAACCTTCGCGCATCCTTTCGGAAGGAGCAAATGGACATTAA
- the LOC120404157 gene encoding JNK1/MAPK8-associated membrane protein isoform X3 — MVAFFPVIEKVCPRGQRTDGDKICRECTGSPGHYDWLYLGFMAMLPLILHWFFIEWYSGKKSSSALFQHLTALFECSVAAIVTLLVSDPVGFLYIRSCKVVMLSDWYTMLYNPSPDYITTVHCTHEAVYPLYTIVFIYYAFCLVLMMLLRPLLVKKIACGLGKSDRFKSIYAALYFFPILTVLQAVGGGLLYYAFPYIILVLSLVTLAVYMSASEVETFKDLLVRKKRLVVLSSHWLLHAYGIISISKLERLGQDLPLLALVPAPALFYLLTAKYTEPSRILSEGANGH; from the exons ATGGTGGCATTTTTCCCAGTGATCGAGAAG GTTTGTCCGAGAGGACAGCGAACAGATGGTGATAAAATCTGTCGGGAGTGTACAGGATCTCCAGGGCATTATGACTGGCTATACCTTGGCTTTATGGCCATGCTTCCGTTGATTTTGCACTGGTTCTTCATTGAATGGTATTCAGGGAAAAAGAG TTCCAGTGCATTGTTTCAGCATCTTACTGCCTTATTCGAATGCAGTGTTGCAGCAATAGTTACACTGCTTGTGAGTGATCCAGTAGGTTTTCTGTATATCCGTTCTTGCAAGGTAGTGATGCTTTCTGACTGGTATACGATGCTTTACAACCCAAGTCCTGATTACATTACAACTGTACACTGTACTCATGAAGCTGTCTATCCTCT ATACACCATTGTATTTATATACTATGCCTTCTGTCTGGTGTTGATGATGCTGCTCCGACCTCTCCTGGTTAAGAAGATTGCCTGTGGGTTAGGAAAGTCAGATCGATTTAAAAGTATTTATGCAGCACTTTACTTCTTCCCTATTCTAACTGTACTTCAAGCAGTTGGAGGAGGCCTGCTCT ATTATGCATTCCCATATATTATACTGGTGTTATCTTTGGTTACCCTGGCTGTGTACATGTCTGCTTCTGAAGTAGAG ACTTTCAAAGATCTTCTTGTCAGGAAGAAAAGGCTTGTCGTTCTTTCTAGCCACTGGTTACTGCACGCCTATGGAATCATCTCTATTTCCAAACTGGAGAGACTTGGCCAGGATCTACCACTGTTGGCTTTGGTACCTGCACCTGCCCTCTTTTACTTACTTACTGCAAAGTACACTGAACCTTCGCGCATCCTTTCGGAAGGAGCAAATGGACATTAA
- the LOC120404157 gene encoding JNK1/MAPK8-associated membrane protein isoform X5 produces MAMLPLILHWFFIEWYSGKKSSSALFQHLTALFECSVAAIVTLLVSDPVGFLYIRSCKVVMLSDWYTMLYNPSPDYITTVHCTHEAVYPLYTIVFIYYAFCLVLMMLLRPLLVKKIACGLGKSDRFKSIYAALYFFPILTVLQAVGGGLLYYAFPYIILVLSLVTLAVYMSASEVETFKDLLVRKKRLVVLSSHWLLHAYGIISISKLERLGQDLPLLALVPAPALFYLLTAKYTEPSRILSEGANGH; encoded by the exons ATGGCCATGCTTCCGTTGATTTTGCACTGGTTCTTCATTGAATGGTATTCAGGGAAAAAGAG TTCCAGTGCATTGTTTCAGCATCTTACTGCCTTATTCGAATGCAGTGTTGCAGCAATAGTTACACTGCTTGTGAGTGATCCAGTAGGTTTTCTGTATATCCGTTCTTGCAAGGTAGTGATGCTTTCTGACTGGTATACGATGCTTTACAACCCAAGTCCTGATTACATTACAACTGTACACTGTACTCATGAAGCTGTCTATCCTCT ATACACCATTGTATTTATATACTATGCCTTCTGTCTGGTGTTGATGATGCTGCTCCGACCTCTCCTGGTTAAGAAGATTGCCTGTGGGTTAGGAAAGTCAGATCGATTTAAAAGTATTTATGCAGCACTTTACTTCTTCCCTATTCTAACTGTACTTCAAGCAGTTGGAGGAGGCCTGCTCT ATTATGCATTCCCATATATTATACTGGTGTTATCTTTGGTTACCCTGGCTGTGTACATGTCTGCTTCTGAAGTAGAG ACTTTCAAAGATCTTCTTGTCAGGAAGAAAAGGCTTGTCGTTCTTTCTAGCCACTGGTTACTGCACGCCTATGGAATCATCTCTATTTCCAAACTGGAGAGACTTGGCCAGGATCTACCACTGTTGGCTTTGGTACCTGCACCTGCCCTCTTTTACTTACTTACTGCAAAGTACACTGAACCTTCGCGCATCCTTTCGGAAGGAGCAAATGGACATTAA